One stretch of Corynebacterium callunae DSM 20147 DNA includes these proteins:
- a CDS encoding HipA family kinase: protein MLNDNVINLDDHRPSPNSSRTTLQIIGQVANTGTKPFLAQASDNNFYWCKRLHNDHLWQSTVNEVVVSIVGQALGAPIRNWKIIEVPPEFHNHLVKDGNYRLDGTPLFGSQALHNADLDPDPQVFKFVDDDGNYNRIPLLIALLILCNGKDFQIMYDSSAENSIWSIDHGMWFGSDEFPWVLQSENTLYGRTSVPSLTVRIENVHWEKAISAIRSLPKDLSVKAKALIPTEWGISEVDTNRLIEFAYNRQEYAISRLEEFRIRHGRR from the coding sequence TTGTTAAATGACAATGTAATAAACCTTGATGACCACCGCCCTAGTCCAAATAGTTCCCGAACAACTCTTCAAATAATCGGTCAGGTTGCAAATACCGGAACTAAACCATTCTTGGCTCAAGCTTCTGACAACAACTTCTACTGGTGTAAAAGACTCCATAATGACCATCTGTGGCAATCAACCGTAAACGAGGTTGTTGTCTCTATAGTCGGACAAGCATTGGGTGCTCCAATAAGGAATTGGAAGATAATTGAAGTACCACCAGAATTTCATAATCATCTAGTCAAAGACGGGAACTATCGATTAGATGGCACTCCGCTTTTTGGGTCACAAGCACTACATAATGCTGACTTAGACCCTGACCCTCAAGTTTTTAAGTTTGTGGATGATGATGGAAATTACAATCGAATTCCCCTTTTAATTGCTCTGTTGATCTTGTGTAATGGAAAAGACTTCCAAATTATGTACGATTCTTCAGCTGAAAATTCGATTTGGTCTATTGACCATGGAATGTGGTTTGGTTCAGATGAATTCCCTTGGGTTCTTCAATCTGAAAATACTCTCTATGGGCGTACCTCAGTTCCATCTTTAACAGTTCGGATTGAAAATGTTCATTGGGAAAAAGCTATTTCTGCAATTCGCAGTCTTCCAAAGGATTTGAGCGTAAAAGCGAAAGCCCTAATCCCGACGGAATGGGGAATTTCAGAAGTGGATACAAATAGGTTGATTGAGTTCGCTTACAATCGGCAGGAATATGCAATTAGTCGTCTGGAAGAGTTTCGAATTCGTCATGGGAGGAGGTAA